Proteins co-encoded in one Ooceraea biroi isolate clonal line C1 chromosome 9, Obir_v5.4, whole genome shotgun sequence genomic window:
- the LOC105279633 gene encoding ATP-binding cassette sub-family G member 1-like: MMSVITRMFVRQKLCDESRKGRADNARNTETACIDRSLYLLFEDISYSVRKGILTKERRKLLSKLNGDFRPGELTGIMGPSGAGKSTLMDILAGFTTNSVTGRIMVNGRERNMSEFRKLSAYIMQDDNLQPLLTVQEAMHFAADLKLRLNHCEKLKKIDEILTVMGLDVSRYTRTGELSGGQRKRLAIALELINNPPVMFLDEPTSGLDSVSSKQCIALLKRLAQEGRTIICTIHQPSSTLFNMIDHLYVVADGNCVYTGSTHNLVSYLSSLQLHCPTHYNPVDFLMEICNGDYGCHLSKLVDLIENGKSNTWRSAKTFYLDKNKEMISSQQISPMRLYSFETEFRHTPHYAASFWKQLCVLMKRNTIRLLRDKMLAVSRILMHFTIALLVGTLYFRIGQDAAYVLDNFNLLFFSIMFLMYSAFSATMITFPSELPILMREHFNRWYKLRSYYLANKLVDFPVQLMATFIYTVVVYYMSDQLPESKRLGLYVLMCFAVSLVAQAAGLIVGSGLKVQNSVIFGPFAIMPFVIFSGFFVHLKDAPPYLHWVFHMSFLKYGFEGVMMAIYGYDRAKLKCSADYCHFAIPEKLLAEVDMKNVDYWFNMTVLLLLYIALDIAAYIILNIRVKKRL, from the exons ATGATGAGTGTTATAACGCGGATGTTTGTGCGGCAGAAGCTCTGCGATGAATCGCGAAAAGGACGCGCTGATAATGCGCGAAATACGGAAACCGCGTGTATCGACAGGTCGCTCTATCTGCTCTTCGAGGATATATCATACAGTGTGCGGAAAGGAATTCTGACAAAAG agagaagaaaattgcTGAGTAAGCTCAATGGCGACTTTCGACCAGGCGAGCTTACGGGTATTATGGGTCCTTCAGGTGCTGGAAAATCTACGCTAATGGACATTCTAGCGGGCTTCAC gaCAAACTCGGTTACCGGTAGAATCATGGTGAACGGTCGGGAGAGAAACATGTCCGAATTTCGTAAATTATCCGCCTACATAATGCAAGATGACAATCTGCAACCATTGTTGACGGTGCAAGAGGCAATGCACTTTGCCGCCGATCTTAAGCTGAGATTAAATCATtgtgagaaattaaaaaaa ATTGACGAAATACTAACTGTAATGGGCCTCGACGTATCTCGTTATACGCGTACCGGCGAGCTTAGCGGAGGTCAAAGAAAAAGACTGGCCATTGCGCTCGAATTGATCAATAATCCACCAGTTATGTTTTTAGATGAACCTACGAG CGGTCTGGACAGCGTTAGTTCGAAGCAATGCATAGCACTGCTGAAACGATTAGCGCAAGAGGGTCGTACTATCATTTGCACAATTCATCAACCGAGCTCCACGCTGTTCAACATGATAGATCACCTTTATGTGGTTGCTGATGGAAATTGCGTTTACACGGGTAGCACCCACAATTTGGTGTCATATTTAAGCAGTCTTCAATTACACTGTCCAACGCATTACAATCCTGTCGATTTCC TGATGGAAATATGTAATGGAGATTATGGTTGTCACCTGTCCAAGTTGGTGGATTTGATCGAAAACGGCAAAAGTAACACGTGGCGATCGGCGAAAACTTTTTACTTGGACAAAAATAAGGAAATGATTAGTTCGCAACAAATCTCTCCCATGAGATTATACTCTTTTGAGACAGAATTCAGACATACTCCGCATTACGCCGCCAGTTTTTGGAAACAGCTTTGTGTACTTATGAAGAGAAATACAATTAGACTACTTCGTGATAAG ATGTTAGCAGTTTCGCGGATCCTAATGCATTTTACGATCGCTCTGCTCGTTGGCACTTTATACTTCAGAATCGGTCAAGATGCCGCTTACGTTTTAGACAACTTCAATCTATTGTTCTTCAGCATTATGTTTCTCATGTATAGTGCGTTCAGCGCTACAATGATTACAT TTCCTTCAGAGTTACCGATACTCATGCGCGAGCATTTCAACCGTTGGTATAAATTGCGATCGTACTATCTGGCGAACAAGTTGGTTGATTTTCCGGTTCAGCTAATGGCTACGTTCATCTATACCGTCGTGGTGTATTACATGAGTGATCAACTTCCCGAGAGCAAAAGACTCGGATTGTACGTTCTTATGTGTTTCGCCGTCAGTTTGGTTGCTCAAGCGGCTGGGCTGATTGTAGGATCCGGTTTGAAAGTCCAA AATAGCGTGATTTTTGGACCATTCGCGATTATGCCGTTCGTGATATTCAGCGGTTTTTTCGTACATCTTAAAGATGCGCCTCCCTACTTACATTGGGTGTTTCACATGTCGTTCCTCAAGTACGGTTTTGAAGGAGTTATGATGGCGATTTATGG CTATGATCGAGCGAAATTAAAATGCTCCGCGGATTATTGCCACTTTGCCATACCTGAAAAACTTCTCGCGGAGGTGGACATGAAAAATGTAGATTATTGGTTCAATATGACAGTATTGCTGCTACTATATATCGCGTTAGACATCGCagcgtatattatattaaacataagAGTGAAAAAACGCTTGTGA